GATCTTCTTGGCGTCAAGGGGATCAAGGAGAAGCGACTGCAGAAAATTCTTCCCTTTCTAGCGAAAATGCCGAATAATTGACTTATTCGGTCTGATACTTTTTCTCGCCAGGGAGGGAAGATGTTCCGATCGATCCGGAACGACATCAAGGTCATCTTCGAGAGGGACCCCGCCGCGCGCAGCGTGCTCGAGATCTTCCTCTGCTACCCCGG
Above is a genomic segment from Deltaproteobacteria bacterium containing:
- a CDS encoding serine O-acetyltransferase, with translation MFRSIRNDIKVIFERDPAARSVLEIFLCYPG